CACTTCACGAGGCGTTTCCATCGCCACGTCGGCTGCACGCCCGCGACGTTCGCTCGCGAGCATGGGCGACGGAGGTCGGCGGGCGGCGGGCGTAGCTGATCAGCGCCGGGTTTCGATATCGCGCCGGTGCTGCCCGCGGTCGATCAGGCGATCCAGCGACAGCGGGCCGGGTCCGAGCGCCATGATGCCGACCGCAAGCGATGCCCAGTAGAGGTGGAAATTCGCCCAGCCATCGGGAAACACCAGTTGAATCACGCCGGTCATCAGCAGCAGCGCGAGCGCGGCCAGCCTCGTGGCGAGTCCCAGCAGCAGTAAAACCGGAAGCGCGATTTCCGCCACGGCGACGATGAACGCAATCGTATCCGGCGCGGGAAAGCCGTATGCCGCGCCGAACACGTGGACCTTGAACTGGTTCTCGAACAGATAGAGCGTGGCGGGCGAGATCGACAGGAATCCGTCCCATCGCGTGCGGCCCGACCGAAGGAACGGCAGCGCAAGCGCGAGCCGCAGCAGCGGCGGCGCGACGAGCCAGGCAACCGACTGGATGCGCTCCAGCGCCGGGCGGAGCAGCGATTCGACACGGCTTTTCGCCGGGCGGACGAACGGATTCATGCGGGCCTCGCCATCGTTGTCGAATCGCAGTCGTCGCGCTCGCTCCATCCGGCTATCGCATCGGTGGCGAAGAGGTTTGCCAGCGCGTTTGTGAGGTCGAATGTGGAATCGTCATCGAGTGCGAGCGCCGTCGCTTCCGCTATCGTCGCGCCGTCGGCGAGGCCCTGAATGAAGGTGGCCGCGCCGACAGTCACGCGGCGAACTTCGACGTCGGCGACCGGACGCATGACGATGGCGTGCTCGCCGCCGCGAAAGAGGTCGATTGCAACGGGCGCGTTTTCGCTGACGTTCATCAGCCAGATTGCGACCACCGGAAAAGCCGAGCGCACGATGCGCACCGATGGATGCAGCGTCAGCGCGATCTGTGAGAGACGACGCGAATCGATCGCGCCGAGCCGCGCGAGATCGACAGGCCGCGACTCGGCGGCGTGATAGGCGTCCATCCACGCGCGTTCGAGCCGCGCGACGTCGGCCAGATACGGCACGCTTCGCGCGGGTTCGAAGGTACCGACGAAGTCAGCGAACGTCGCGCCATAGTCCAGCATCACCGGAGTACGCGGCGGCTCGGACGCGACGTAGAGGCGGGCCATCGCCGCGAAGAATTCGTCGCCGACGATGCGGCGCACGGCGGGAAACGTGGCCTTGAGCGTATCGACGAGGCTCGTCACGACATTGTTCCGGTAGACGTTGAAGCGCCGGACCGACGGCTCGCGGTCGGGGCCGACCAGTCCGTCGGGCATCGGCATATCGGGGTTCAGCAGCGCGGCGGCGAAGTGCTTCTGCCGTTCGTATAGAGAGCGCCCGTTGGCGGCCGCTTGAGACGACGAAACGCGAATCATGGCCGCCTCACGACCGGAACGGCCGTTGCACGACGTTCGTCCATAGCCGGCGAAGACTATCGACGCCGCCGGCCGTCGAACTCCACAGCGTCGTATCGCTGACGAACAGGCTGCCGGCGAACGTATCCGCGCGGGATTGCAGCAGCGCGTCGAACGTGTCGCGCCCGACGGCGAACGGATGCGGCGCAGCGGTGACGTCGATGCGTTGACGCGCAAGGACGTCTAGTTTTTCCATTGCGTCGCCGATACGTTCCAGTTGGGGCAGATGCGGATGCAGATTGAAGGTATCGACATGGTCGAGCATGCCTAACCGGTCCAGCGTCGTCTCGATTTCGAGCGGCGCGGGAGATCCGTCCGGCCCGGCTGCGGGCCGGAGTCCGAAGCGGTTCTCCACGGGGAGGCCGAGTCCCGCGAGGAGCGAGCGGGCGAAGCCGCCGAAGCGTTGCCGGGGCGGAATCGTTCTGTCGCCGTGATGCTGGAATTCCGCGATTCGCCGCTGCAACGCAGCGTCTTCCGCGAGTTCATCCGCGGCTCCTATGTCGTGATGCGGGCAAACGAACGCGAGATGATCGGGCTGGCCGAGAAACGCGCGGACAGCGTTTATCTCGCCGCTTTCCGCGTGTTGCGACGTTCGAATCGAATCGAAGCTGATGACGATGAGCGTATCGACGCCATCGAGCAGGCGGGCGTCGAGCGGCGTCAGCGTGCCGTCGTCCGCGACGCGCTCGATTTCGATCACCGGCTGGCCCGTCAGCGTGGTCGCCAGATCGACGAACGCGGTGAAGTTGTGCTTCATGATGTGATCGAGAAAACCCGCGATGCCCTGGTCGAACCGCTGCGGGTCCGCGAATTCGTGAAAGCGCGGGAAACCCATCCGGCGGCTTTCGAACAGCGCCGGGAACCGGTCGTCGATCACGTGCAGCGGCGCGCCGGTTTCGCCGGGCCGGCTCCACGCGTAATAGACAAGGACGTTTCGTTTGCTCATGTCGCATGCTCCTCTGCGCGCCGGTGCGGGACGGCGGTTCGCGGTTCGGCGCGCGCGGTGGCCCGCATGATGGCTTCGGCGCGCTCGGCTTCCGCTGCGAGCGTGAGCCAGCCGGGCAGGTTCGCGTCCCATTCGACGAGGGTCGGCACCGGACCGGTTCGACGGATCACGCGTGCGAACAGCTCCCATACGAAGTCCGCGACGTGCCGGTCGTGCGTATCGATCAGAAGCGGACGGCCAGCTTCGTCCGCTTCCCGCGCGTGGCCGGCCAGATGGATTTCCTGCACGGCCGCGAGCGGATACGCGTCGAGATACGCGACAGGATCCCACTGTTGATTCACGGACGCCACATAGGCGTTGTTGACGTCGAGCAGCAGGCCGCATCCGGTCCGTCTCGCGACCGCGGCGATGAAATCGACTTCCGCGTACGTGTTTTCGTCGAAGGCCAGATAGGTGGATGGATTCTCCAGCAGCATCCGCCGGCCGAGCGCCTCCTGCACCTGATCGACGTGCTGCACGACGCGGGCGAGGCTTGCGTCGGTGTACGGGATCGGCAGCAGATCGTCGAGGAACCCGCAATCGTGGCTGGACCACGCGAGATGCTCGGAAAAAAGCCCCGGCTCATAACGGGCGACGAGCGCCTTCAGCCGCCGGAGATGGTCCTGGTCGAGCGGGCGGTCCGCGCCGATCGACAGGCCGACGCCGTGAACCGACAGCGGATAACTCGCCCTGATGGCCGACAGGAAACGGTGAGGCGGGCCGCCCGCGCCCATGTAGTTTTCCGCGTGGACCTCGAAGAACCCGACGTCGGGCGACGATTCGAGAATCGTGCGGTAGTGTTCCGCCTTGAGCCCGACGCCGGCGCGAAGAGGCACGCTCAGACGGGCGTCGACGAACGATGAGTCGGACATGGGCGGTCGCGGTCGCAGAGTGGATGAGCGGGCCGGGTCGTGTCGCCGACCCGGCCGCCGATGGGTTTCAGACCTTCGGAGACAGGCTGCCGGGTCCCTTCGGCGTGGAAATGCTCTTGCAGGTGCCGGTCGGCACCAGCTTGAACGCGTTGCCCTGATAGTCGGCCGTGCTCGTTCCGGCGCAGGTCGTGCCGGCGCCCGCGTAACAGTCGTTCTGGCCTTTCAGCGCGGTGCCGAAACACGGTTCGACCTTGCCGGCCTTGACGAGGGCCGTGTGCTCGGCCTGGATCTTCTTCTGGGCTTCGGTGAACTCCTGCGCGCTGGCCGGCGTGGCGCAGACTGCGGCAAGCGCAGCCGCGAACGCGCCGGCAACGAACGTGGTCATTTTGTGATCGGCCATGGGATTTCTCCGGATTGAGTGAGCGTGACGGCGTTCGACACGACGGTGTTCGAGCGTCGGAAGGGAATCAATGCGGCGACGCGGTTCGCGGCGGTATGCCGACGATGAACTGCTACGTCACCGCACGCTCAGAATACGGAAGCGGCGTGGGCCGAAGATTGCACGGTGTTGTGCGATTTGGTATCGGATTGCGATCGGGGGCGATGGCTGGGCGGCTTCGCATCGCGTCGGCGAGCGGCCACGCGTTCAGAATACCGGCCGCCCATGGCCGTGGGATTCAACGACGGCGATCGGGTCGTCCCGCGCAGCCGGCCTTCATCACCGACGACCCGGAGACCGCGTGCGAAGCCCTGCTGGCCGCAGGATCGGTGTCGGGCTGTTGCCCTGGCATCTGGCGTTGCCGCTGATGCGCGAAGGCCGCCTGGCGTCGCTGCTCGACCGTCTGCGGCTGGAGCCTTCGACCGCTTATGTGTATCGTCCGCAGCGCACGCCGGTGCTGTTCCGGGTCCGGCCGATCTTCGATGCGACCTGCGAAGGGTTCGCGCCTGTTACAGCGTGTTCCGGTTCGCCACCAGAATCAACCGCAACCCGAGCGCCGCAATCACGCCGCTCGCGGCCCGATCGATCCACTTCTTCGCACGCAGATACATGTCGCGCGGCCGCTGCCCGGAAAAACACCATGCGACGACCGTGTACCAGCCCGCTTCGATCGCAAAGACCAGCGGCGGCAGCGCGACGTAGCACCAGACCGGCGGATGCTGCGGCAGCAGCGCGACGAAGATGCTGCCGTAAACGACGGCCGTTTTCGGATTGCTCAACTGCGTGGTCAGCCCGAGCCAGAACGAGCGCGACAGGCCGTGCCGCCCCGTGCCGCCGGCGCGGTCGAAAACGATCGGCTCGGCCGCGCCGCGCCAGATCCGGACCGCCAGATAGACCAGATAAGCGCCGCCCGCGACTTTCAGCGCGACGTACAGCCATGCGACGCTCGCGAGCAGCGTATACAGCCCGGCAAGCGCGATGCCGCTGAAGAAGATGCCGCCGACTCCCATCCCGAGTGCGGTCGCGATGCCGTCGCCGCGCGACAGCCCGATCGCGTTGCGCGCGACCATCACGAAACTCGGCCCGGGGCTCATCGCACCCAGTAGCAGTGCGGCGAGAATTCCTGCGATGCTGGCTGATGCGCTCATCGGCGGCTCCTGGGCGGGGGTGGTCGGTCCGTGGTCGAAAACCGAAAATAGCATGGCCGGCCATGCGGCGGATAGAAAAGCGGTCGAATCCGGCCGCGTGCGCTGAATGCGACATCGAAAACGATCCCATTGGCGAATTAGTTGCCAGGATTCTTTGGCGATGGCACGATACCGGCTCAGGTTCAATCCGTTTTGCATTCGCGGTTATTCCGGCATTCGGCGCTATTCAGCCGGATTTCGCGCGATTTATCCGGACGGAATGAGCCGCTTGTCCGTTCCATGCTTGCCGCAATTGTGCGCGCCGGGGTTATGGCCGTAGTGTGACGATCAATCAACGATAAAAAAGAATGGTCCGTATTGCCTGCAGTCTGTCTGTCGCCAGCCTCGTGCTGGTCGCCACTGTGGCTGCCGCTGCCGCTCAACCGCCCCATCCCGCATCCGATCTCGCCCATGCGCAGCAACTGGTCGGGCAGAGCCGCCGCCTCGTGCGGGACGCGCACCGGCAAAGCCCGGACGGCTTCGGCGGTCACGAGGCGAAGGCGGAAAAGCTGCTGAGACGCGCATCGGTCGAACTCAACGCGGCGCACGACTTCGCGTCGTACAACACGGTCAAGACGCCGCCCCGCCCGCATACGGTCAAGCACCGGAAGCGCCGCCGGATCGTGAGGGTCGCGCAGCACGTGGAGCCCGCGTCGCAATAGCGCGCCGTCATTGCCGAACGGGTTTCGGCAATCCGCGCGATTGCGATGGCTAAAACATCCGGTAAGTCTGTTTCAGCGGAAACGGACTGCGCACCTGCTTTTCCGATAGAACAGGAAGCTCGTTGCCGTCGAAACACGTCGACGGTTTTCCCATTGCGACGATTCGAAATAAACCACGATAAAACAATCGTTTGCAGTGAAAGAATAATTCCACATAAGCAACGAAGCACTCGATGGTAGGTGCCGCCGTCGAGACTTTTTAAACTTGCCCGCATGCAATCGTCGCCGGGCAGGTTGTCGATGCAACGTTCATCGCGGGTTTTATCGCACACTTTGTCGTGACGGATGCGCAGCGCGTATCGATCGTCCATTGGCTGGCCCGGCCGGTTGCCCAGGCGAATTTCTCCAAGGCTTTACCCGTCGGTAAAGCGGCATCCAGGCAAGCATTCAATGGCAACCGAAGCTACCGAAAATATCGAACTCGTTCCGGAAACGGAAGCCCGCAAGTCCGTCCCGATCATCGGCTCCGATGCGCACGCATTGACCGTCGCGCGTGAAGTCGCGGCCAGGCTGAAGGAACACGCCGCGTTGCGCGATCGCGAGCGCAAGCTGCCGCACGACGAAATCGAACTGTTCTCGTCGAGCGGTCTGTGGGGGATCACCGTGCCGAAGGAATACGGCGGCGCGGAAGTGTCGAACGTCACGCTCGCGGAGGTGATCGCGATCGTGTCCGAAGCCGATCCGTTGATCGGCCAGATTCCGCAGAACCACTACTGCCTGATCGAGGACATTCGCCTTGAAGGCACCGAAGAGCAGAAGCGCTTTTTCTTCGACCTGGTGCTGAAGGGCACGCGCTACGGCAATGCGTTTTCCGAGGCGGGCGGCAAGAACGTGCTCGACATCCAGACGCGCATCCGCCGCGACGGCGACGGTTTCGTGCTGAACGGCCGCAAGTTCTATTCGACCGGCACGCTGTTCGCGCACTGGATCCCGGTGCTCGCCCTCGACGAGCAGGATGAGGCGGTGCTCGCGTTCGTCAAACAGGGGACGCCGGGCCTTGCGGTGATCGACGACTGGAGCGGCTTCGGCCAGCGCACGACGGCGAGCGGCACGGTGGTCGCGCAGAACGTGCGCGTCGGCCCGTTCGAGATTTTCCATACGCAGCGTTCGTACGACCGGCCCACGTTCGCCGGCCCGTTCGCGCAGATCACGACGGCCGCGATCGACCTCGGCATCGCGCGCGCTGCGCTGCATGACACGATCGAATTCGTGCAGCAGCATGCGCGTCCGTGGATCGACAGCGGCGTCGAGCGCGCCGCGCAGGACCCGTTGACGATCGCGCAGATCGGCGACCTCGCGTACCGCATCCATGCGGCCGAAGCGTTGCTCGAACGCTCGGGGCGCTTCGTCGATGTCGCAAAACGCGAGCCGACCGAGGAATCGGTTGCGCACGCGGCGATCGCGGTCGGCGAGGCGAAGATCGCGACGACCGAAGTCGCGCTGCTCGCGGCGAGCAAGCTGTTCGAACTCGGCGGCAGCAAGTCGACGCTCGCGAAATACAACTTCGACCGGCACTGGCGCAACGCGCGCGTGCATACGCTGCACGACCCGGTGCGCTGGAAGTATCACGCGATCGGCAACTACTACCTGAACGGCGTCAAACCCGCGCGCCACTCGTGGAACTGACGCGCATGAGCAACGAAATCAGGCTCAACGCGTTTACGATCAACAGTCCGGGGCATCTGTCCGCCGGGCTGTGGCGGCATCCGGACGACCAGTCGCACCGGTACACCGATCTGCGCTACTGGACCGATCTCGCGGTCACGCTCGAACGCGGATTGTTCGACGGCCTCTTCATTGCCGACGTGCTGGGCGTCTACGACGTGTACGGACACAGCGCGGACGCCGCGCTGCGCAACGCGGCCCAGGTGCCGATCAACGATCCGCTGCAACTGGTGTCCGCGATGGCGGCCGCGACCCGTCATCTCGGCTTCGGCGTGACCGCGTCGGTGTCGTTCGAGCATCCGTATCCGTTCGCGCGCCGGCTGTCGACCGCCGACCATCTGAGCGGCGGACGCATCGGCTGGAACATCGTCACGTCGTATCTGGAAAGCGGCGCGCGCAATCTCGGCCACGCTGCGCAACTCACGCACGACAACCGCTACGAACTCGCGGACGAATACCTGGAGGTCTGCTACAAGCTGTGGGAAGGCAGCTGGGAGGCCGGCGCGGTGAAGCGGGATGCGGCGCGCGGCGTGTATGCGGATCCGCGGCAGGTGCACGAGATCGGCCACCGCGGCAAGTTCTTCACGGTGCCGGGTTTCCATCTGAGCGAGCCGTCGCCGCAGCGCACGCCGGTGCTGTACCAGGCGGGCGCGTCGTCGCGCGGGCGGCAGTTCGCGGCGCGGCATGGCGAGTGCATCTTCGTCGCCGCGCCGACGCGCGGCATCCTGCGCCGCCAGGTCGACGCGTTGCGCGCGGAAGCCGTGAAGCAGGGCCGCCGCGCGGACGACCTCCTGATCTTCAACCAGATCACCATCGTGGTCGCGCCGACCGACGCCGCCGCACGCGCGAAATTCGACGACTATCGCCGCTACGTCAGCCGCGACGGTTCGCTCGCGCTGATGTCCGGCTGGACCGGCATCGACTTCAGCCGCTTCGATCCGGACGACACGCTCGAACACGCGGACAGCAACGCGATCCAGTCGGCGGTCGAGGCGTTCACGTCGGCGGACCCGGAGCGCAAGTGGACCGTGGGCGAGATCGCCGACTACTGCGGCATCGGCGGCGACGGCCCGGTGATCGTCGGCTCGCCCGTGACGGTCGCGGACGCGTTGCAGGCGTGGATCGACGAGACCGGCGTCGACGGTTTCAACATTGGCGCGGTCGTCAATCCGGGCAGTTTCGCGGACATCGTCGAGTGGCTCGTGCCGGAGTTGCAGCGGCGCGGCGTCTACAAGCGCGCGTATCGCGACGGCACGCTGCGCGAGAAATTGTTCGGCCATGGCGCGGGCTTGCCGCCCGCGCACTACGGCACGCGCTTTCGCGTCTGAACCTTCGTTCGACGCCATCCAGACCAGAGGAAACACGCATGACTTACGAGTCGAGCAACGCATCGGCGCTGGCCGCGCCGGCCGACGCGCCGCATACGGGCGGACTGCGGCGCAATTATCTGAACCTGCCCGAACTGATCGCGCAGTCGATCGGCCTCGTCGGCGTATCGGGCGGCATCGGCGTGCTGATTCCGGCCGTCTTCGCGACGGCGGGCAACGGCACGTGGCTCGCGTATGTGTTCGCGATCGTCGCGCTGCTGTTCTCGTCGTGGAGCATTTCGATCTTCGCGCGCGACTCCGCTTCGCCGGGCGCGCTGTATTCGTATGTGTCCGCCGGCATCGGCCCGCTCTGGGGGGCGATCTGCGGATGGTCGCTGCTGATCGCCTATGCGCTCGCGGCGGCGGGCATCCTGCAAGGCACGCTCAGCACGTTCCTCGTGCTCGGGCGCGAAGT
The Paraburkholderia caballeronis genome window above contains:
- a CDS encoding MNIO family bufferin maturase, producing MSDSSFVDARLSVPLRAGVGLKAEHYRTILESSPDVGFFEVHAENYMGAGGPPHRFLSAIRASYPLSVHGVGLSIGADRPLDQDHLRRLKALVARYEPGLFSEHLAWSSHDCGFLDDLLPIPYTDASLARVVQHVDQVQEALGRRMLLENPSTYLAFDENTYAEVDFIAAVARRTGCGLLLDVNNAYVASVNQQWDPVAYLDAYPLAAVQEIHLAGHAREADEAGRPLLIDTHDRHVADFVWELFARVIRRTGPVPTLVEWDANLPGWLTLAAEAERAEAIMRATARAEPRTAVPHRRAEEHAT
- a CDS encoding LLM class flavin-dependent oxidoreductase, with protein sequence MSNEIRLNAFTINSPGHLSAGLWRHPDDQSHRYTDLRYWTDLAVTLERGLFDGLFIADVLGVYDVYGHSADAALRNAAQVPINDPLQLVSAMAAATRHLGFGVTASVSFEHPYPFARRLSTADHLSGGRIGWNIVTSYLESGARNLGHAAQLTHDNRYELADEYLEVCYKLWEGSWEAGAVKRDAARGVYADPRQVHEIGHRGKFFTVPGFHLSEPSPQRTPVLYQAGASSRGRQFAARHGECIFVAAPTRGILRRQVDALRAEAVKQGRRADDLLIFNQITIVVAPTDAAARAKFDDYRRYVSRDGSLALMSGWTGIDFSRFDPDDTLEHADSNAIQSAVEAFTSADPERKWTVGEIADYCGIGGDGPVIVGSPVTVADALQAWIDETGVDGFNIGAVVNPGSFADIVEWLVPELQRRGVYKRAYRDGTLREKLFGHGAGLPPAHYGTRFRV
- a CDS encoding DoxX family membrane protein, with product MERARRLRFDNDGEARMNPFVRPAKSRVESLLRPALERIQSVAWLVAPPLLRLALALPFLRSGRTRWDGFLSISPATLYLFENQFKVHVFGAAYGFPAPDTIAFIVAVAEIALPVLLLLGLATRLAALALLLMTGVIQLVFPDGWANFHLYWASLAVGIMALGPGPLSLDRLIDRGQHRRDIETRR
- a CDS encoding LysE family translocator produces the protein MSASASIAGILAALLLGAMSPGPSFVMVARNAIGLSRGDGIATALGMGVGGIFFSGIALAGLYTLLASVAWLYVALKVAGGAYLVYLAVRIWRGAAEPIVFDRAGGTGRHGLSRSFWLGLTTQLSNPKTAVVYGSIFVALLPQHPPVWCYVALPPLVFAIEAGWYTVVAWCFSGQRPRDMYLRAKKWIDRAASGVIAALGLRLILVANRNTL
- a CDS encoding HvfC/BufC N-terminal domain-containing protein, with protein sequence MIRVSSSQAAANGRSLYERQKHFAAALLNPDMPMPDGLVGPDREPSVRRFNVYRNNVVTSLVDTLKATFPAVRRIVGDEFFAAMARLYVASEPPRTPVMLDYGATFADFVGTFEPARSVPYLADVARLERAWMDAYHAAESRPVDLARLGAIDSRRLSQIALTLHPSVRIVRSAFPVVAIWLMNVSENAPVAIDLFRGGEHAIVMRPVADVEVRRVTVGAATFIQGLADGATIAEATALALDDDSTFDLTNALANLFATDAIAGWSERDDCDSTTMARPA
- a CDS encoding BufA1 family periplasmic bufferin-type metallophore — encoded protein: MADHKMTTFVAGAFAAALAAVCATPASAQEFTEAQKKIQAEHTALVKAGKVEPCFGTALKGQNDCYAGAGTTCAGTSTADYQGNAFKLVPTGTCKSISTPKGPGSLSPKV
- a CDS encoding SfnB family sulfur acquisition oxidoreductase produces the protein MATEATENIELVPETEARKSVPIIGSDAHALTVAREVAARLKEHAALRDRERKLPHDEIELFSSSGLWGITVPKEYGGAEVSNVTLAEVIAIVSEADPLIGQIPQNHYCLIEDIRLEGTEEQKRFFFDLVLKGTRYGNAFSEAGGKNVLDIQTRIRRDGDGFVLNGRKFYSTGTLFAHWIPVLALDEQDEAVLAFVKQGTPGLAVIDDWSGFGQRTTASGTVVAQNVRVGPFEIFHTQRSYDRPTFAGPFAQITTAAIDLGIARAALHDTIEFVQQHARPWIDSGVERAAQDPLTIAQIGDLAYRIHAAEALLERSGRFVDVAKREPTEESVAHAAIAVGEAKIATTEVALLAASKLFELGGSKSTLAKYNFDRHWRNARVHTLHDPVRWKYHAIGNYYLNGVKPARHSWN